The Oncorhynchus tshawytscha isolate Ot180627B linkage group LG12, Otsh_v2.0, whole genome shotgun sequence genome includes a window with the following:
- the LOC112264049 gene encoding G2/mitotic-specific cyclin-B1-like encodes MPYNLRSKLPVKETNTTNQETCAVPNVKVQTKSEENVSLPGKPATSYGLRSRVPLGNVASKLNNAKGIKTNTSVPVKPAQCKQSATERVHVISKANTGAGNCDLVRQAKPIAAAPEQPPSQEATRDEGLNVPQAFSHALLNIPDVDSADAGDSLLCSDYVKDIYAHLRNLEVAMAIKPCHLEGCDVTGSMRSILVDWLVQVQKQFRLHQETLYMTVGIIDRFLQDYPVPTKSLQLVGVTAMLIASKYEEIAPPLVKDFAHITDFTYSCAEIRLMEVTILKALNYELGRPPPVHFLRRASKVGKLQPVGYGLAKYLLELTLLDYASVHHPPSLTAAAALALSSRILHDSAGYEWTPALQHYTGYTEVSLLPVMQCIAKMLERLSDGSMKQLSIKQKYDNVKLLRVSCLPELTSTRAYAYINKLSNSHC; translated from the exons ATGCCTTACAACTTGAGGTCCAAATTGCCTGTGAAAGAGACCAACACTACCAATCAGGAGACATGTGCAGTTCCAAATGTAAAG GTCCAGACCAAGTCAGAGGAGAATGTTTCCTTACCAGGAAAACCTGCCACCTCATATGGCCTGAGGTCCAGGGTGCCTTTGGGAAATGTAGCAAGCAAACTGAACAACGCCAAAGGgattaaaacaaat ACGTCTGTTCCCGTCAAACCAGCTCAATGTAAGCAGAGTGCCACTGAAAGAGTCCATGTTATTTCAAAGGCGAACACTGGGGCTGGCAACTGTGATCTGGTCAGACAG GCCAAGCCCATTGCAGCTGCCCCTGAGCAGCCTCCGAGCCAAGAGGCCACTCGGGACGAGGGGCTCAATGTGCCACAGGCCTTCTCACATGCCCTGCTCAACATCCCAGATGTGGACTCCGCAGACGCGGGCGACTCCTTGCTGTGCAGTGACTATGTGAAGGACATTTACGCTCATCTAAGGAACCTGGAG GTTGCCATGGCTATAAAACCATGTCATCTGGAGGGTTGTGATGTGACTGGGAGCATGCGGAGTATTCTAGTTGACTGGCTGGTACAGGTCCAGAAGCAGTTCAGACTGCACCAGGAGACCCTCTACATGACTGTTGGGATCATTGACCGCTTTCTCCAG GACTATCCAGTGCCAACGAAGTCTCTGCAACTGGTTGGTGTCACTGCGATGCTCATCGCTTCCAAGTACGAGGAAATCGCTCCTCCCTTGGTGAAGGACTTTGCCCATATAACAGACTTCACCTACTCCTGTGCTGAGATACGCTTGATGGAAGTTACCATTCTGAAAGCCTTGAACTATGAACTGGGACGACCACCACCAGTTCACTTTCTAAGGAGAGCTTCCAAGGTTGGGAAG CTTCAGCCTGTTGGTTATGGGCTGGCTAAATACCTGCTGGAGCTGACCCTTCTGGACTATGCCTCAgttcaccatccaccatccctgACCGCTGCAGCAGCTCTTGCTTTATCATCCAGGATCCTTCATGATTCTGCTGGTTATGAATGG ACCCCAGCCCTACAGCACTACACAGGCTACACAGAGGTCTCTCTGCTACCTGTGATGCAATGCATTGCCAAGATGCTGGAGCGCTTGAGTGATGGCAGCATGAAGCAGTTG TCAATCAAGCAGAAGTATGACAATGTCAAGCTACTCAGGGTCAGCTGTCTCCCAGAGCTGACATCTACCAGGGCTTACGCCTACATCAACAAACTGTCCAACTCTCACTGTTGA